The Acidobacteriota bacterium genome contains the following window.
CAGGGTGCTAAACTTGCTTTAAATTTTTGCAAAGAGGTTTTGACTGAGACTTGGTCTGTGTCGCCCCGTTATCAAGGGTACTCACGGTGGTGGCTCAAAAAGGGAAAAGCGCCCTACGAGATTCATGATAACGAGCTTTTGACGCTTAAAGATATTGGGACAAAGGTTACCTTATATTTGAAGGATAAAAATGTTTACTCGGAGGAGTTGATAAAGGATCTCTTACTTGAACATTATTTCCCCTTGCTTAATCCTAATTTAAGAGAAGAAAAAATATATAGAGAATTGTATAAAGATGGTGTGAAAGTTTTATTAAATGGGGAAGAGGTAATTACCCCTCCTGAATATACTTTGGAAGATGGGAAAAACATAAAGATCGTTTATAAAAAAAAGGAGGCTTACGGTATATTTTGGAGGGTTAAGAGTGAATGTGCCTATCCGGGAGTAATGATATGTACCTATGGGAAAGTGATCAAGCGGACTTCCTTTAACAAAGAGCCAAGAGGAAAAGAAAAAATTATTGGTTGGATTGAGGCACCTTGGTTGATTGAAGCTGTTACTACCGATAAATGTAGATTTCAAGAAGGGAATAAAGCTTGGAGTAATTTTTCCAGAAAAGCTCAGAAAGAATTTTCTAAGTGGCTTGAAGAAATAGGGCTTTTAGAGAAACCAGAGAAGAAGGGGTATATTAGTTTAGAAAAAGAGATAAATTCAATATTAAAACATATACCTGAACTCTCTTTTTTCGGTAGCACAACTCAGCGAGAAGTGCCTATACCAGATAAAAACGGGATGGAGAGAGAAGTGAAAGAAGGAGTACAAAGGGTTTCAGGCGATAAAGGAGGCGATACAACTGGAGAAGGAGTCCCCATTCATCCTGGTGATGAGCCCGGGGAGGCTCCCAGTGATCAGTTGGGTGATGGACGTCCCGCCACACTTACCAGAAGAACAGTTAGAGGAGGTGTAGGAATAACGGAAGTAGATAGACCAGACTTAAATGATAAAGAAGCTTGGTTTGATGGAGAAACAGTTAGCATAAATAAGTCTCATTCTGCCTACGCAAAGGCAAAGAATAAAGGGTTATTGAATTATCATATTTTAAAAGTTATTGTACTATCTTTAATCGAATATAGTGTAGGGAAGGGACCGGAGTTTCCATATCAAAAGATTTTCGAACTTCAAGAGAAATTTTTTAGGTTGTGGGGAGAAAAAGGATGAATGAAAATGTAAGGATTCCTGTACAGATAAAGAGAGTCAAAGATCCAAGTGGTAGGGAGATAATGAAAGCTACTGTTCCTATGAATCTTATTTTCGAGAAAGATTTTAATCCAGACTGGTTTGAGAGAGAGTTGGCAAAATTTGAGGAAAGGTATTTCAATCTTGTGACTCATTTAAAATCTCTTCTGAAGAAGATTCGCATTAAAAAACCAAAGGATGGGAGAGTATTGCTGTATTGGGAATTTGGCAATGAAATTATAGAATTTAAAGAACAAAGCAAAAATAATGCTTTATTTTTAGAGAATTTGACAAAATCTTTAGCTAGAGATGTTGAAGTTTCAGATAAAATCATTACACGGTGTACACGCTTCAGGTCTCTTTACCCCGACATTACTCAAATTGATCCTAATAGATCTTTTGACAGTTACGTTGCAGAATTTGAAGGTGGATATATTTCCGCAAGAAGGCAAGGTAGAAGAGAGGGAGGGTAGGTTCATCTAAGTTGGGAATGAGCTGCTCAGCGATCAAGCTTACCAAGAGGGGAAGGAATCATCTCCTCTTCATCATCGCCATTCTCATCGCCGCGGTAAATACCGGCAATAACTTGCTCTATCTTATTCTCTCCTTTATGCTTTCCCTCCTTTTCTTCTCCTTCTTCGCCCCTCGATTTCTCTTTAAAGGGGTTGATATCGCGATCGAGCTCCCTCCCTATCTCTATGCCGGGGAGAGGGCAAGACTAAAGGTGCGGATAGAAAACAGGAAGCGGTATCTACCATCTCCTCCCTTCTACCTCAAAGCCCTCGGTTCCCTTCCTTTATCCACTCCTCCGTTTTTGCCCTCGGTTCTTGGAGGAGAGAGCTTCGAGGACCTTTTGTTCGAAGAGGTGAGGAGGCGTGGTCTCTATCGGATGGAAGGGCTTCTTGCTGCTACCCCCTATCCCTTTGGACTTTTCCTATCTGCGAAGACGGTGCCTACCGAAGAGAGGGAATTCCTCGTCTATCCCCGGATATTCCCTATCTCTTCGTTCATCGTCCACGGTATTCCTGGGGAGAAGGCGATGGTAAGTCTGTTCAAGGGGCGTTCGATGAGCCTCCGCAATATACGGGACTATACCTATGGGGATGAGGTTCGCTTCCTTCACTGGAAGGCATCGGCGAAGCTATCCAAGTTGATGGTCAAAGAGTTCTCGAGGAAGGAGGAGTTGAAGGTAACCATCCTACTTCCCACCTTCGTTTCTCCGAATTTTTCCCGCGAGGAGTTCGAGCTCAGGGTCAGCTTTGCCGCCTCCCTTGCTTTCTACCTGATCGGGAGGGATTATTTTGTCCGTCTCATCACCTCTCATTCTCAGGTTCCTTTCGGCGTCGGAGGGGTTCAATTGCATAAGATCCTCCGGGAACTCGCCCTCGTTGAGCCGGTTACCAGGGCTTCCGAGGATTTGGTAGAGAGGGAGCTCAAGGCGGGTGAGGCTTCTCTTTCCTCCTTTCGGGTGTTGATCGCTGATAGGGAGTATCCCCTTCCCAGAGGAGCGCTGGTGGTTCCCCTCACCGCTATTGAGAGGATAGGAGGAAAGGAGAAGGAAAGGGAGGATCCCGAATGAAGGCTTCCTTTTCTCATCATAAGGGAAGGGTCATTCTTCTATCCTATCTCCTTGTTTCTGCAAGCACCCTCTCCTTGATCCTCACTGGTGCCATTTCTCCCATTATCTCCTTTTTGGTGATCTTAGCCATCCCGGTAAGCTTTTTCTTCTCGGAGGAGCTTATGCGGAACAAGCTTTATGCTGGGGCTTGGAATATCGCCGCCCTTCTTTATATCTTTTTCTTCATCGTGGATACTGGAATGATCAGCCGTTCCCTTATCATCTCGGTGACCCATCTCCTTCTCTTTATCTCGGTGTTCAAGCTCTTCAACCGGGTTGAAGAGCAGGACTATCGCCAGCTCTATCTGGTCAGTTTCCTCTCGATGCTTGCTGCAGCGAGCCTCACCGCGGAGATGAGCTTTTTAATCGGCTTTATCCTCTTTATCTTTTCCTGGGTGGCGGTTCATACCTACCTCAATTCCTGTGGTGAACCCTTCTCCTTTTTGGTTCCTGATGCTGCATTCTTGGCAGAAACGGTAAAGGCAAAGCCTCCCTCCCGGTTCAATTTCCTCGTCATCCCCGGTCTTCTCCTCCTTTTTACCGGGGTTTTCTTTATAATAATCCCTCGGATGGAAGCGGGCTATGGTGGAGGGGGGATGAGAGGGAGGATGGTCTCCGGTTTTTCCGAGGAGGTTTTCTTGGGGGAGCAGGGCAAGATTTCCTCGAGCCCCCGGGTGGTGATGCGGGTTAGACTGGGGAAGAAGGGCTACGATGACAGGAGGTTCATCCACCTGAAGGGGATAGTCCTCGATTATTACGATGGGGCAGGCTGGCGCCGGAGCGATATCAGGGAATATCGATTGAGGGAGGATTCATCAGGTTGGTTCACCATTTCCCCAAGGCTTGCCAGGAAGAGAGGGCTTGTTCGAGAGGAGATATACCTCGAACCGGTATCGAGCCGGGTGCTTTTTTGCGGGGGGAGGGTGGCTCGATTACGAGGTCCCTTCCGCTATCTGTTCATCGATTTGGCGGGTTCTCTCTTGCTTCTTTCTCCCCATTATCATCGGAAGAACTACACCGTTTACGCCGACTTGAGCCTGCCATCTCCGGAGAGATTGAGAAGGGCGGGTGAGGCTTATCCTGCTTCGATCTCCTACAAATACCTCGAACTTCCCCTGCTTTCCCCGGAGATAGGGGCGCTTGCCGAGCGGATCACCAAGGATAAGCCCACCCCGTACGACAAGGCGGTAGCTATAGAGGATTATTTAAGAAAGAATTATACATACACCACCGAGCTCCCGCCGGTAGGGGCGAGTTTTGATCCTCTTTACACCTTTCTCTTCGAGACCAAGAAAGGGCACTGTGAGTACTTCGCCACTGCGATGGCGGTGATGCTCCGTTCCCTCGGGGTGCCGGCGCGGGTGGTAAACGGTTATCTGAGAGGGGAGTACAACCCCATAGGTCGGTATTACCTCGTTCGGGCACGGGATGCCCACAGTTGGGTCGAGGTTTACTTCCCCGGCTATGGTTGGGTGGAGTTCGACCCCACCCCGATAGCGGAATACGATCGTCTTATGAGATTACGGAACCTCTCCTTCCTCGGCAGTCTCATCGATTCTGCCAAGCTCGCTTGGGATAAGAGGGTTATCTTCTATAACTTAAACGATCAGGTGCGGTATTTGGCAGTAGCAAAGGAGAAGCTCGCCTCCTTCTCCTTGAAAGTTAAGTCCCTTTTCTCCCCCTCTTTTATCTTTAAATTTCTCTTTGTTTCCCTTCTCCTCTTTATGCTTTTCTTTTTCCTTCCTTTTCGCTTCTTTCCCTTTTTCAGGAAGAAAGGCGAGGAGAAGGGAAGTCCTCCTTGGTTCTATCAGCGTTTTCTCAAGATCGTGAGAGGAAAGGGGTTGGTTCGTGAGCCCCATCTTACCCCGTCTGAATTTGCCCACCTGCTTCGTGCGGAATTGCCAAAAGATCAACCTGCCATCGATCTTGTTACCGAGTGTTATTATCTCGTCCGCTACGGTGGGGTAAAGCTATCGAGGAGAAGGGAGGAGGAGATAAAGGAGGCGCTTTCCGCTTTAAGGAGGAAGGGATGAGTGGGGAGCGAGGGAGGACGACGAAGAAGGAGATCATACTAAGAAAGGCGGAGGAGCTCCGGCTCCTCAAGGTTTACCGGCGGGATCTCGAGCGAATAAATGAAGAGCTCAGGAGAGAG
Protein-coding sequences here:
- a CDS encoding ATP-binding protein, which produces NIMDQYPFGPQKAALIEIVANSLDAKASCIQITLNKDKGTLEVLDDGCGMDKTEFKKYHDFAGTSKDRGSGIGFAGQGAKLALNFCKEVLTETWSVSPRYQGYSRWWLKKGKAPYEIHDNELLTLKDIGTKVTLYLKDKNVYSEELIKDLLLEHYFPLLNPNLREEKIYRELYKDGVKVLLNGEEVITPPEYTLEDGKNIKIVYKKKEAYGIFWRVKSECAYPGVMICTYGKVIKRTSFNKEPRGKEKIIGWIEAPWLIEAVTTDKCRFQEGNKAWSNFSRKAQKEFSKWLEEIGLLEKPEKKGYISLEKEINSILKHIPELSFFGSTTQREVPIPDKNGMEREVKEGVQRVSGDKGGDTTGEGVPIHPGDEPGEAPSDQLGDGRPATLTRRTVRGGVGITEVDRPDLNDKEAWFDGETVSINKSHSAYAKAKNKGLLNYHILKVIVLSLIEYSVGKGPEFPYQKIFELQEKFFRLWGEKG
- a CDS encoding DUF58 domain-containing protein produces the protein MSCSAIKLTKRGRNHLLFIIAILIAAVNTGNNLLYLILSFMLSLLFFSFFAPRFLFKGVDIAIELPPYLYAGERARLKVRIENRKRYLPSPPFYLKALGSLPLSTPPFLPSVLGGESFEDLLFEEVRRRGLYRMEGLLAATPYPFGLFLSAKTVPTEEREFLVYPRIFPISSFIVHGIPGEKAMVSLFKGRSMSLRNIRDYTYGDEVRFLHWKASAKLSKLMVKEFSRKEELKVTILLPTFVSPNFSREEFELRVSFAASLAFYLIGRDYFVRLITSHSQVPFGVGGVQLHKILRELALVEPVTRASEDLVERELKAGEASLSSFRVLIADREYPLPRGALVVPLTAIERIGGKEKEREDPE
- a CDS encoding DUF3488 domain-containing protein; translated protein: MKASFSHHKGRVILLSYLLVSASTLSLILTGAISPIISFLVILAIPVSFFFSEELMRNKLYAGAWNIAALLYIFFFIVDTGMISRSLIISVTHLLLFISVFKLFNRVEEQDYRQLYLVSFLSMLAAASLTAEMSFLIGFILFIFSWVAVHTYLNSCGEPFSFLVPDAAFLAETVKAKPPSRFNFLVIPGLLLLFTGVFFIIIPRMEAGYGGGGMRGRMVSGFSEEVFLGEQGKISSSPRVVMRVRLGKKGYDDRRFIHLKGIVLDYYDGAGWRRSDIREYRLREDSSGWFTISPRLARKRGLVREEIYLEPVSSRVLFCGGRVARLRGPFRYLFIDLAGSLLLLSPHYHRKNYTVYADLSLPSPERLRRAGEAYPASISYKYLELPLLSPEIGALAERITKDKPTPYDKAVAIEDYLRKNYTYTTELPPVGASFDPLYTFLFETKKGHCEYFATAMAVMLRSLGVPARVVNGYLRGEYNPIGRYYLVRARDAHSWVEVYFPGYGWVEFDPTPIAEYDRLMRLRNLSFLGSLIDSAKLAWDKRVIFYNLNDQVRYLAVAKEKLASFSLKVKSLFSPSFIFKFLFVSLLLFMLFFFLPFRFFPFFRKKGEEKGSPPWFYQRFLKIVRGKGLVREPHLTPSEFAHLLRAELPKDQPAIDLVTECYYLVRYGGVKLSRRREEEIKEALSALRRKG